The DNA region ATCACACAACAGCTTGGCATATATTGTGTATGAAGCAGACAATATCGCAGCAGCTACAGACAGGAGAAAACAGGAAGGTGCTGCTGATAGTTTAATCTTCAACAAAAAGATTCCTTTGCATAGTATATTCAACGTTTTAAAGCTGGACAACCAAAAAAATAAAGGCGATGATACTTATAAGCTTAAAGGCTATGATGATGAACAACCTCTTGTTTTGCTAAACAAAAACTATCATACTTCTTCTGGAGATTATATTGCATTAAAGAATTTCCTTGAAGATAACATGAAATTCATAAATACCCTTTTAAAACAACGGGGAAATGTGATTAATTCAATATTAAAGCTATTGGAAAGTACCATGTATTATGTTCCATCCAGCACTAATCGAGAAGAAACCCCTGATATATCCTTGTATGATCACTCTAAACTTACTGCCGCCATAGCTTCCTGTATTTATTTGTATTGTAGGGAAAATCAAATAACTGATTATCGCCATGTATTTTTTGATAATACAGATAAATCCAGAGATGACAAGATGTATCTCGTTTTGTCCGGAGATTTATCCGGTATACAGGATTTTATTTATACTATCTCTAGCAAGGGTGCCTTAAAATCCCTTCGGGGGCGATCCTTCCTGATTGAGATAATGATGGAAAATATCATAGATGAGATATTAGATAGTTTGAGCCTGTCAAGAGCGAATTTATTATATAGTGGCGGCGGTCATTTCTATATACTATTACCTAATACCCAATATACTATTTCAAAACTAGAAGAAGGTCAGCAAAAACTAAATGATTGGTTTTTAAAAAAGTATGGCAGTGCACTATATATCCAGATGGCTTGGGTAGAGGCCAGTGCCGATCAGCTGTCCAACGGCATGAGAGCCGATAGTGAAAAATTAGAGAATAAAACAAAGAAGTTATTTGACAGCCTTTCAGCAAAGCTTTCAGAAGGCAAAATACAGCGTTATTCCAAAGAACAGCTTGCTGCCTTGATGAATCCTGATAGTTCGATAAATACTATAAAAGACTTAGAAAGA from Clostridia bacterium includes:
- the cas10 gene encoding type III-A CRISPR-associated protein Cas10/Csm1, with protein sequence MNDLTSITIASLFHDVGKVLYRAENKAKTHSRYGAEFVKEYIGDPLIQEMVEYHHSDAIRNSNISHNSLAYIVYEADNIAAATDRRKQEGAADSLIFNKKIPLHSIFNVLKLDNQKNKGDDTYKLKGYDDEQPLVLLNKNYHTSSGDYIALKNFLEDNMKFINTLLKQRGNVINSILKLLESTMYYVPSSTNREETPDISLYDHSKLTAAIASCIYLYCRENQITDYRHVFFDNTDKSRDDKMYLVLSGDLSGIQDFIYTISSKGALKSLRGRSFLIEIMMENIIDEILDSLSLSRANLLYSGGGHFYILLPNTQYTISKLEEGQQKLNDWFLKKYGSALYIQMAWVEASADQLSNGMRADSEKLENKTKKLFDSLSAKLSEGKIQRYSKEQLAALMNPDSSINTIKDLERECTICGASNKEIVKLREQDETQVCRECKSLYLLGDKIARLYDKDAYQKDNLSVIVIKSSQQENDLELPSLSGKSVFLNIEKLYEVDINLKQKQDWYKRIYSVNRQMIGKDYTTNLWAGIYNKTFDDQWGLADFKTLAEKSKGIKRLGVLRADVDDLGNTFSSGFEIKNDDKNRYKYVTISRYAMLSRILSMFFKSDINRICQGVQQNSFIFGDARTDQEKNLVIVYSGG